The Nitrospinaceae bacterium genome has a segment encoding these proteins:
- a CDS encoding EamA family transporter — protein MYWISLSVVAALFQASRNAVMKRLGHELDEYINVFGRFFFLLPFAGVAVLWNGVPEIRPDFYWACILFGFSQTTATLLLSKALLHGNISMVVPIWRTSLIWLVLVSFFTLGEAPTAIGLAGIGITIAGVYLLNISRAKISLWEPFRVLVRDRGQRYALLSAIMYAPSVVTFKWAILASDVPFATFGSYVAATLCVLPIALWNSSHHFAQIPRLWKSFVSLGLFAVMTNLTQGEAYRVQLSSYVEALKQTEILFALAMGYVLFGEREGFREIVTGAAVILVGVVVLVLFVG, from the coding sequence ATGTACTGGATAAGTCTGTCTGTTGTGGCGGCGCTGTTTCAGGCCTCGCGCAATGCCGTGATGAAACGGCTTGGCCACGAGCTCGATGAGTATATCAACGTATTCGGGCGTTTCTTCTTTCTGCTTCCCTTCGCAGGGGTGGCGGTTTTGTGGAACGGCGTGCCGGAGATTCGGCCAGATTTCTACTGGGCGTGCATCCTGTTTGGTTTTAGCCAGACGACGGCGACGCTTCTTTTGTCGAAGGCGCTCCTCCACGGCAATATCTCAATGGTGGTGCCTATCTGGCGCACCTCGCTCATCTGGCTGGTGCTGGTGTCGTTTTTCACGCTTGGCGAGGCGCCCACGGCGATAGGTCTCGCCGGTATCGGCATCACAATCGCCGGGGTGTATTTACTCAACATATCACGCGCAAAAATATCGCTTTGGGAGCCGTTTCGAGTGTTGGTTCGTGATCGGGGGCAGCGCTATGCGCTTCTCTCGGCCATCATGTACGCGCCCTCGGTGGTCACTTTCAAATGGGCGATCCTCGCCTCGGACGTTCCCTTCGCAACCTTTGGATCTTATGTTGCTGCGACGCTTTGCGTCTTGCCGATAGCACTGTGGAACTCGTCGCATCATTTCGCACAAATTCCCAGGCTATGGAAGAGTTTTGTATCGCTCGGTCTTTTCGCCGTGATGACCAACCTCACGCAAGGGGAGGCCTACCGGGTGCAGCTCTCCTCTTATGTTGAGGCGCTCAAGCAAACTGAAATCCTTTTTGCGCTGGCGATGGGATATGTTTTATTCGGAGAGCGCGAGGGGTTCCGCGAAATCGTGACTGGCGCGGCGGTAATTCTCGTTGGCGTTGTTGTTCTCGTTCTTTTTGTCGGATGA
- a CDS encoding MFS transporter, whose translation MSNQAQPQSGEASRFALWYGWIILFVVFIVLCSLIGTRTSFGVFFKTLSTEFGWNRAQTSGAFSVGMVGFAISAPFVGLMLDRWSIRWTMSLGVLLFGLGMFMGYFVNALWQLYLMNFLLSLGFGAATHVPQVQVLSNWFVRKRGLAFGLSYSAQGLAFATSVIIASLIAWLGWRETYLVFSGLTLFVTLPLVVIFIRDFPSDKGTVADAPFLNSEEIASARAKASLIKNAKPTISRFPSEQVFSLRFALLYGIFGASGFSFTAIVVHLVPLVTDSGFSPSGGAALFTTFGLSVCTGNLSSGISDRIGRTLTYMIGTIMVAVACLLLASLLGGGAYQLITGTIFAGIGIGMARPTIAALLADHFGGPNFGRVNGTMMMLFAFSGALGPITLGYLFDLTGRYREGAILLSTIFLCSCFSAATLEKLKRPGAEDAK comes from the coding sequence ATGAGTAACCAGGCCCAGCCACAATCCGGCGAGGCGAGCCGCTTTGCCCTCTGGTACGGATGGATAATCCTCTTCGTCGTGTTCATCGTTCTGTGCTCTTTAATCGGGACGCGCACCTCATTCGGCGTTTTCTTCAAAACGCTCTCGACCGAATTTGGCTGGAACCGCGCACAGACCTCGGGCGCCTTTTCAGTGGGAATGGTTGGTTTCGCGATAAGTGCGCCATTCGTGGGCTTGATGCTCGACAGGTGGAGCATCCGCTGGACGATGTCGCTCGGGGTGCTCCTCTTTGGCCTGGGAATGTTCATGGGCTATTTCGTGAACGCCCTCTGGCAACTTTACTTGATGAACTTTCTTCTTTCGCTCGGATTTGGTGCGGCGACCCATGTGCCCCAGGTGCAGGTTCTGTCGAACTGGTTTGTCCGAAAGCGCGGACTGGCCTTCGGGCTCTCGTACTCGGCACAAGGCCTCGCCTTCGCGACCAGCGTGATTATCGCATCGCTAATTGCCTGGCTAGGCTGGCGGGAGACCTATCTGGTTTTCTCGGGGCTTACCCTGTTTGTAACGTTGCCACTCGTTGTCATCTTCATCCGGGATTTTCCTTCGGATAAAGGGACAGTAGCCGATGCACCATTTCTTAATTCAGAGGAAATCGCTAGCGCGCGGGCCAAAGCCTCGTTAATCAAAAATGCCAAGCCCACCATATCGAGATTTCCGAGCGAACAGGTTTTCTCCCTCAGATTTGCCCTTCTTTATGGAATTTTTGGTGCCAGCGGCTTCAGCTTTACCGCCATCGTCGTCCACCTTGTCCCGCTGGTGACGGACAGCGGCTTCTCGCCATCCGGCGGAGCCGCGCTATTCACCACGTTCGGGCTCTCGGTTTGCACCGGCAACCTTTCGAGCGGCATTTCGGATCGCATCGGAAGAACGCTCACCTACATGATTGGCACAATTATGGTCGCAGTGGCCTGCCTTTTGCTCGCCTCGCTCCTCGGCGGAGGAGCTTACCAGCTAATCACCGGAACCATTTTCGCTGGAATCGGCATCGGCATGGCGCGACCCACGATCGCCGCTCTATTGGCCGATCATTTCGGCGGCCCAAACTTTGGCCGCGTGAACGGAACAATGATGATGCTCTTCGCGTTTTCTGGCGCGCTGGGGCCCATTACCCTCGGATATCTTTTTGACCTGACGGGCCGCTATCGAGAAGGGGCGATTCTTCTTTCGACAATATTTTTGTGTAGTTGTTTTTCTGCGGCGACGCTTGAGAAATTAAAACGCCCCGGGGCGGAGGACGCTAAATGA